A region from the Arvicola amphibius chromosome 12, mArvAmp1.2, whole genome shotgun sequence genome encodes:
- the Dyrk3 gene encoding LOW QUALITY PROTEIN: dual specificity tyrosine-phosphorylation-regulated kinase 3 (The sequence of the model RefSeq protein was modified relative to this genomic sequence to represent the inferred CDS: deleted 6 bases in 4 codons) yields MKVEQLFQEFGNRRSNTLQSDGISNCEKSSPPVSQGKSSESLNTVKSSSSSKPLKVLPLTPEQALKQYKHHLTAYEKLEIISYPEIYFVGPNAKKDKELFGGPNNGDMIDADGAYIHVPRDNLAYRYEVLKIIGKGSFGQVARVYDHKLRQYVALKMVRNEKRFHRQAAEEIRILEHLKKQDKTGSMNVYPHAGSFTFRNHVCMAFEAAEHTLYELIKKTKFQGFSVQLVRKFAQSILQSLDALHRNKIIHCDLKPENILLKHHGRSATKVIDFGSSCFEYQKLYTYIQSRFYRAPEIILGCRYSTPIDIWSFGCILAELLTGQPLFPGEDEGDQLACMMELLGMPPPKLLEQSKRAKYFINSKGLPRYCSVTTQADGRVVLLGGRSRRGKKRGPPGSKDWATALKGCEDYLFIEFLKRCLQWDPSARLTPAQALRHPWISKSAPRPLTIDKVSGKRVINPTTAFQGLGSKLPPVVGIASKLKANLMSETSGSIPLCSVLPKLIS; encoded by the exons ATGAAGGTAGAGCAGCTGTTTCAAGAATTTGGCAACAGGAGATCCAATACTCTTCAGTCGGATGGCATCAGCAACTGTGAAAAgtcctctcctcctgtttctcAGGGGAAGAGCTCCGAAAGCCTGAACACGGTGAAATCCAGCAGTTCATCCAAACCGTTGAAAGTGCTGCCGCTGACTCCCGAGCAAGCTCTGAAGCAGTACAAACACCACCTCACTGCCTATGAGAAGCTGGAGATCATCAGCTACCCAGAAATCTACTTCGTGGGTCCAAATGCCAAAAAA GACAAGGAGTTATTTGGTGGCCCCAATAACGGGGATATGATTGACGCGGACGGGGCCTATATTCATGTGCCTCGAGAC AATCTCGCTTACCGCTATGAAGTT TTGAAAATTATCGGCAAGGGGAGTTTTGGACAGGTAGCCCGTGTCTATGATCACAAACTGCGACAGTACGTGGCCCTAAAAATGGTGCGTAACGAGAAGCGTTTTCATCGCCAGGCAGCTGAGGAGATCCGGATTTTGGAGCATCTGAAGAAACAGGATAAAACTGGTAGCATGAATGTTTATCCACATGCTGGAAGTTTCACCTTCCGGAACCATGTGTGCATGGCCTTTGAAGCTGCTGAGCAT ACCCTGTATGAGCTCATCAAGAAGACAAAGTTCCAGGGCTTCAGCGTCCAGCTGGTCCGCAAGTTTGCCCAGTCCATCCTGCAGTCCCTGGACGCCCTTCACAGAAACAAGATCATCCACTGCGACCTGAAGCCGGAGAACATCCTCCTGAAGCACCACGGGCGCAGCGCGACCAAGGTCATCGACTTTGGGTCCAGCTGCTTCGAGTACCAGAAACTTTACACATACATCCAGTCTCGTTTCTACAGGGCCCCAGAAATCATCCTGGGCTGCCGCTACAGCACACCCATCGACATCTGGAGTTTTGGTTGCATCCTTGCAGAACTCTTGACAGGACAGCCTCTGTTTCCCGGCGAGGACGAAGGAGACCAGTTGGCCTGCATGATGGAGTTGCTAGGGATGCCCCCACCGAAACTCCTGGAGCAATCCAAACGTGCCAAGTACTTTATTAACTCCAAGGGCTTGCCTCGCTACTGCTCTGTGACCACTCAGGCAGACGGGCGGGTTGTACTTCTGGGGGGTCGCTCACGCAGGGGTAAGAAGCGAGGCCCCCCAGGCAGCAAAGACTGGGCCACGGCACTGAAAGGTTGTGAAGATTACTTGTTCATAGAGTTTCTGAAAAGATGTCTTCAGTGGGACCCCTCTGCCCGCCTGACCCCAGCGCAAGCATTAAGGCATCCTTGGATTAGCAAGTCTGCACCCAGACCTCTCACCATAGACAAGGTGTCGGGGAAACGGGTCATTAATCCTACAACTGCTTTCCAGGGACTGGGCTCCAAGCTGCCTCCAGTCGTTGGAATAGCCAGTAAGCTTAAAGCTAACCTAATGTCAGAAACCAGTGGTAGTATACCCCTGTGCAGTGTATTGCCAAAGCTGATTAGCTAA